The following coding sequences are from one Ornithodoros turicata isolate Travis chromosome 1, ASM3712646v1, whole genome shotgun sequence window:
- the LOC135395062 gene encoding uncharacterized protein LOC135395062 → MDCLKQKRAVVRASVTKLITDVDALLRVQSPAAGELQTKLDLLKSKEETLQSLDGSMESLVSEEAFQVEIEVAMSYQEKICTAISQISQKLKKIQRTTLRPDSPTRAVLIPAMQHQGSTKVKLPKIEVPKFNGDLMNWMTFWDQFESTIHKNETLHNVDKFKYLQSYLTGKAATAISGLPLTNENYDAAIEILNQRFNQRQHIVDQHLNRLLNLPTVADAGDYVHLRDLYDEVQVRVRGLQAPKVEQNEYGVMLLSALRKSVPKQVELDYNRKHQEGTPASKTELNNFLDFLRGEIESPEKSEYPVDARLSESRLKISKDRRPLIRQTTGALTTGDTTQRTECVICKSTDNDIESCVSTISIDEKRALLTREGRCFKCAKRCHRSRECRTAARIRCTRCNGHHLTVLCERELENKTSGNTNTTFSGVLSSTTTRKLEASRVRSLILLQTARLWAETNTSRQLVRILLDGGSQRTFIRESLSHDLQCEPVGEENLSICSFGCTPSRRKCRRVRVWLLSQYSREEISVEALEIPEISANLMHDPDSKLITALQEKGLPLADLVMFDVRCSDDIQILVGSDLYWSIVTGESQRIDDNLFAVNTIFGWTLQGPSEMSGNLCATVGVFRLTVDNNQNDVSSQLQSFWALEHIGISTNECDEENNGVLEQFNATIKIKDKRYEVGLPWTKKKTTYYGTTFEPTTDHLPMEEYDDAILLYRQNGHAEVAPLEEAAENTLYYMPHRAVIKQDRDTTKVRVVFDASSSASGEPSLNDVVHVGPNLNPEILHLLIKFRSEAVALVADIEKAFLQISLPERDRDALRFLWYVTTPKIGQPLPAIEVLRMTRVPFGAACSPFLLAATIRYHFRRMSDMYPDTCKLLAESFYVDDLATSISTVQEAKRLWKESVDIFEDCGMRLRKWRTNDKLLRGMFRDLYNGDDSIRQTERKVLGLISDTDSDALRISLKSVLEFLHTAHDTKRTVLQATARVFDPLGFLAPFVITAKVMFQRLWQKGIRWDEVLPPDILEDWHSWCRELPKANDLCIPRRIKRTGTVRQQTLHVFCDASPEPSSTSEQYRKAACAQFV, encoded by the exons ATGGACTGCCTCAAGCAGAAACGAGCCGTTGTACGGGCCTCAGTAACGAAACTCATCACGGACGTCGACGCACTACTACGAGTTCAGAGCCCTGCAGCCGGTGAGCTTCAAACAAAACTTGACCTTTTGAAGTCTAAAGAGGAGACGCTACAGTCATTAGATGGATCCATGGAATCTCTTGTTTCCGAAGAAGCCTTTCAAGTAGAGATTGAAGTTGCTATGTCTTACCAGGAAAAGATATGCACAGCTATATCTCAAATCAGTCAGAAACTGAAGAAAATCCAACGGACAACCCTTCGACCCGACTCTCCAACCAGAGCTGTGCTTATCCCGGCAATGCAACATCAGGGTTCCACCAAAGTGAAACTTCCCAAGATTGAGGTACCGAAATTCAACGGAGATCTAATGAACTGGATGACATTTTGGGACCAGTTTGAGTCGACAATTCACAAGAATGAAACTCTACATAATGTAGATAAGTTCAAGTACCTACAAAGCTATCTGACCGGCAAGGCCGCTACGGCCATAAGCGGACTTCCTCTTACGAACGAGAATTACGATGCCGCAATTGAGATCCTTAATCAACGCTTCAACCAGCGACAGCATATTGTCGACCAGCATCTGAATCGTTTACTCAATCTACCGACGGTTGCCGATGCGGGCGATTATGTCCATCTTCGAGACCTTTACGATGAAGTTCAAGTAAGAGTGCGCGGCCTCCAAGCTCCGAAGGTCGAACAGAACGAGTACGGCGTCATGCTTCTGTCGGCACTGCGAAAATCTGTACCGAAACAGGTGGAACTGGATTACAATCGGAAACATCAGGAAGGAACGCCAGCCAGCAAAACCGAATTGAATAACTTCCTTGACTTTCTCAGAGGTGAAATAGAAAGTCCTGAGAAGAGCGAATACCCAGTCGATGCACGGCTGAGCGAATCTCGATTGAAAATCTCGAAGGATAGGCGGCCTCTTATTCGACAGACGACAGGAGCACTTACGACGGGAGACACAACACAACGAACAGAATGTGTTATCTGCAAGAGTACAGATAATGACATCGAGAGTTGTGTCAGCACAATCAGCATCGACGAAAAAAGAGCGTTACTTACGCGAGAGGGACGCTGTTTCAAATGTGCTAAACGATGCCACAGATCACGTGAATGTCGAACAGCGGCTCGAATCAGATGCACCCGCTGTAACGGGCACCATCTCACAGTTCTTTGCGAAAGAGAGCTGGAGAATAAGACCAGCGGAAACACCAACACTACATTTTCCGGCGTACTCTCCTCAACAACGACACGCAAATTGGAAGCGTCTCGTGTCCGGAGTCTAATCCTTCTGCAGACCGCTCGCCTCTGGGCGGAGACGAATACAAGTAGACAACTTGTACGAATTCTACTGGACGGCGGGAGCCAAAGAACATTCATACGAGAGTCATTGTCTCACGATCTACAATGCGAACCGGTAGGGGAAGAAAACTTGTCGATATGTTCCTTCGGCTGCACACCTTCAAGAAGGAAGTGTCGACGTGTCAGAGTTTGGCTTCTCAGTCAGTACAGTCGCGAGGAGATATCTGTAGAAGCTTTGGAGATACCTGAAATTTCCGCAAACCTAATGCACGACCCCGACAGTAAACTGATCACAGCGCTACAAGAGAAAGGGTTGCCACTGGCCGACCTTGTCATGTTTGACGTACGCTGCAGCGACGACATCCAGATCCTGGTTGGTTCAGATCTGTACTGGAGTATAGTGACGGGCGAATCGCAACGAATTGATGACAACCTCTTCGCGGTCAACACCATCTTCGGGTGGACACTTCAGGGACCGTCAGAGATGTCGGGAAACCTTTGCGCCACCGTAGGTGTATTCAGACTGACTGTGGATAACAATCAAAACGACGTTTCTTCGCAGCTTCAAAGCTTCTGGGCGCTTGAACACATTGGTATATCTACAAATGAGTGCGACGAAGAGAATAACGGGGTCCTGGAGCAATTCAACGCAACCATCAAAATTAAAGACAAAAGGTATGAAGTCGGTCTTCCATGGACTAAGAAAAAGACTACCTACTACGGAACTACCTTCGAACCTACAACTG ATCACCTACCTATGGAAGAATACGACGACGCCATTCTTCTCTACCGACAAAACGGTCATGCTGAAGTAGCCCCACTGGAGGAAGCAGCGGAGAATACACTCTACTACATGCCACACCGAGCCGTGATTAAGCAAGATAGAGATACAACGAAAGTAAGAGTTGTATTTGACGCATCCTCTAGTGCCTCTGGCGAGCCATCCCTTAATGATGTCGTTCACGTGGGACCAAACTTGAACCCAGAGATTCTACACCTTTTGATAAAGTTTCGTAGCGAAGCTGTGGCTCTGGTCGCCGACATTGAAAAGGCTTTCTTGCAAATCAGCTTACCTGAACGGGATCGTGACGCGTTGCGGTTTTTGTGGTACGTGACAACACCGAAGATAGGACAACCTCTTCCCGCGATCGAAGTCCTAAGGATGACTCGGGTGCCATTTGGGGCGGCTTGTAGCCCATTTCTTCTCGCCGCAACCATACGCTATCACTTCCGGAGGATGTCCGATATGTACCCAGACACCTGCAAGCTCCTTGCCGAGAGTTTTTACGTCGACGATTTGGCAACCAGTATCAGCACAGTTCAAGAGGCGAAACGCCTTTGGAAAGAATCGGTTGACATTTTTGAAGACTGCGGCATGCGACTTCGGAAATGGAGAACAAATGATAAACTGTTACGTGGAATGTTTCGGGACCTATATAACGGCGACGACTCTATCCGACAGACTGAGAGAAAGGTACTGGGTCTTATTTCGGACACTGACTCAGACGCTCTAAGGATATCTCTGAAATCCGTGCTGGAATTCTTACACACCGCGCATGATACCAAACGAACAGTGCTTCAAGCCACAGCGCGGGTCTTCGATCCACTCGGATTTCTAGCACCGTTTGTTATCACGGCGAAGGTCATGTTCCAGCGACTTTGGCAGAAGGGAATACGTTGGGACGAAGTTCTCCCACCTGACATACTTGAAGACTGGCACTCTTGGTGTCGCGAGCTTCCCAAAGCCAATGATTTGTGCATTCCCAGAAGGATAAAGCGCACGGGGACAGTCCGACAACAAACGCTTCATGTATTCTGCGACGCTAGCCCGGAGCCGTCATCTACGTCAGAACAATACAGGAAAGCAGCCTGTGCACAGTTCGTTTAG